A genomic region of uncultured Roseibium sp. contains the following coding sequences:
- a CDS encoding IS110 family transposase, translating to MTRLERAPAAVAGIDVSKDTLAVFDEARQCLSTVRNSPAAVRKMIAGLAPGTMVIFEPTGGFEALLAAELAAQGIASHRADTLKVKAFIKSFGRLAKTDAIDAKALAHYGRERWNLLGLYQPADKRQAQLAALVARRQDLLTIKTAETNRSKAPGNPLISRSCKTVIACLCRQIEKIDNDIEQMIAACQTLTRRARIYRSLPGVGPRTAIALLATMPELGTLTRRQAASLAGLAPHPRDSGTLKGYRKMRGGRPQVRQNLFMAALVGARVEGPLRTFYQRLIKNGKKPIVAVAAIMRKIIVILNARARDEITTMS from the coding sequence ATGACCCGTCTTGAAAGAGCTCCGGCCGCGGTTGCCGGAATTGATGTTTCCAAAGACACCCTGGCCGTCTTTGACGAGGCCCGCCAGTGCCTGTCCACCGTGCGCAACAGCCCGGCAGCCGTTCGCAAGATGATCGCCGGTCTCGCCCCTGGAACGATGGTGATCTTTGAGCCCACCGGCGGCTTTGAGGCGCTGCTGGCAGCAGAGCTGGCCGCGCAAGGCATTGCGAGCCACCGGGCAGATACCTTGAAAGTCAAAGCCTTTATCAAGTCCTTCGGCCGCCTGGCCAAAACCGATGCGATCGACGCCAAGGCCTTGGCCCACTATGGCCGGGAACGCTGGAACCTCCTGGGTCTCTATCAGCCAGCAGACAAACGTCAGGCCCAACTGGCTGCCCTGGTCGCCCGCCGCCAGGACCTCCTGACGATCAAAACTGCGGAAACAAACCGCTCCAAGGCTCCAGGAAATCCACTCATCTCAAGGTCCTGCAAGACTGTGATCGCCTGTCTTTGCCGTCAGATTGAAAAGATCGACAATGACATCGAGCAGATGATTGCCGCCTGTCAAACCTTGACCCGCCGCGCCCGGATCTACCGCTCCCTGCCGGGTGTCGGACCAAGAACGGCCATTGCCTTGCTGGCAACAATGCCGGAGCTTGGCACCCTGACACGAAGGCAGGCCGCCTCCCTGGCAGGTCTTGCGCCACACCCAAGAGACAGCGGCACATTGAAGGGTTACAGGAAAATGCGAGGAGGTCGGCCCCAAGTGCGTCAAAACCTCTTCATGGCAGCCCTGGTCGGAGCAAGGGTAGAAGGACCATTACGTACCTTCTATCAACGCCTTATCAAAAACGGAAAGAAACCGATCGTCGCCGTCGCTGCCATCATG
- a CDS encoding 3-hydroxyacyl-CoA dehydrogenase NAD-binding domain-containing protein, translating into MQSGSQTGMTGINDVVSIERQGPIALVALNNPPVNAASHAVRSGIWKAIETLQNDADVKVIALYGEGRTFIAGADIREFGKPPKDPWLPDLCNFIEDSKTPVVCVLHGTTLGGGLEVALASHVRVALPGTRVGLPEVTLGILPGAGGTQRAPRLAGIQASLELITSGKPIPAETALEHGLVDRIDAGDPRDVAIAAAGDCLEGKLVARRTCDLPVEEDADAIAAVRAKLAKTQPLLYSPHKCVDAVEASRLPRDDGLKEERRLFNECMDSPQRAGLIHAFFAERAVAKIPEAAATPQDVRKIGVIGGGTMGSGIATAALLTGFDVTMTERDQAGLDRGKATITSNLDGAVKRGKLTGEARETILSQKLSTATELDALGDADLIIEAVFEDMGVKREIFETLDKVAKPGAVLASNTSYLDINQIAEATNRPEAVVGLHFFSPAHIMRLMEVVVADKTGADTAATGFALAKKLKKIAVRSGVCDGFIGNRIMTFYKKAADYMMMDGASPEEIDKAITGFGFAMGPYQVADLAGIDISWAANKRRAATRPVEERYIPIADEICEKGWFGRKTGQGFYIYDKDGTRPNPEALAIIGAERTKAGVTPRAFSEDEIVSRFMTAMILEATRILEEGIALRPVDIDAVFLFGYGFPRFRGGPMHTADQIGAAELVRRIETYAQEDNYYWQVPALLRKLAEGGGTFAEMNES; encoded by the coding sequence ATGCAATCTGGATCTCAGACCGGAATGACCGGTATCAACGACGTCGTGTCGATTGAACGGCAAGGTCCGATCGCGCTTGTCGCGCTGAACAATCCGCCGGTGAACGCAGCTTCCCATGCGGTGCGGTCGGGTATCTGGAAAGCCATCGAAACACTGCAGAACGATGCGGACGTCAAGGTCATCGCCCTTTATGGCGAGGGGCGGACATTCATTGCAGGCGCGGACATCCGCGAATTCGGCAAACCGCCGAAAGATCCCTGGCTGCCTGACCTTTGCAACTTCATCGAGGACAGCAAGACGCCCGTTGTGTGTGTTCTGCACGGGACAACACTTGGCGGCGGACTGGAAGTCGCGCTTGCAAGCCACGTTCGTGTTGCGCTGCCGGGCACAAGGGTCGGGCTGCCGGAGGTCACGCTTGGCATCCTGCCAGGTGCGGGCGGCACCCAGCGCGCCCCGCGTCTTGCCGGCATTCAGGCTTCCCTTGAGCTGATCACGAGCGGCAAGCCGATCCCGGCCGAGACGGCGCTTGAGCACGGTCTTGTCGACCGGATCGATGCCGGAGACCCGCGCGACGTCGCCATCGCTGCTGCCGGAGACTGTCTGGAAGGCAAACTGGTGGCAAGACGCACATGCGATCTGCCCGTCGAGGAAGACGCAGACGCTATCGCCGCCGTGCGCGCGAAACTCGCCAAAACCCAGCCGCTTCTCTACTCGCCGCACAAATGCGTCGATGCGGTCGAGGCGAGCCGGCTGCCGCGGGACGACGGCCTGAAGGAAGAGCGCCGCCTCTTCAACGAATGCATGGACAGCCCGCAACGGGCCGGTCTGATCCATGCGTTCTTCGCCGAACGCGCAGTTGCCAAAATCCCCGAAGCTGCCGCCACGCCACAGGATGTCCGGAAAATCGGTGTCATCGGCGGTGGAACAATGGGCTCGGGTATCGCAACCGCCGCACTTCTGACCGGCTTCGACGTCACGATGACGGAGAGGGATCAGGCCGGTCTCGACCGGGGGAAAGCGACGATCACGTCCAATCTCGACGGCGCGGTGAAGCGCGGCAAGCTGACCGGCGAGGCCCGCGAAACAATCCTGTCGCAGAAACTGTCGACGGCGACGGAACTCGACGCTCTTGGCGATGCCGATCTGATCATCGAGGCCGTGTTCGAGGACATGGGCGTCAAACGCGAGATTTTCGAAACGCTGGACAAGGTAGCAAAGCCCGGAGCCGTGCTTGCGTCAAACACCTCCTATCTCGACATCAACCAGATTGCGGAAGCAACCAACCGGCCGGAAGCCGTCGTCGGGCTGCATTTCTTCTCGCCCGCGCACATCATGCGGCTCATGGAAGTCGTTGTAGCCGACAAGACGGGCGCGGATACCGCGGCCACGGGCTTTGCCCTTGCCAAAAAGCTGAAGAAGATCGCGGTGCGCTCCGGCGTCTGCGACGGTTTCATCGGCAACCGCATCATGACCTTCTATAAGAAGGCGGCCGACTACATGATGATGGACGGCGCTTCGCCTGAGGAGATCGACAAGGCGATCACCGGGTTCGGTTTCGCCATGGGTCCCTACCAGGTCGCAGACCTTGCCGGTATCGACATCAGCTGGGCGGCGAACAAGCGCCGCGCGGCAACGCGGCCCGTAGAGGAACGCTACATCCCGATCGCGGACGAGATCTGCGAAAAGGGCTGGTTCGGACGCAAGACCGGACAAGGTTTCTACATCTACGATAAGGACGGCACGCGTCCCAATCCGGAGGCGCTTGCTATCATCGGTGCAGAGCGCACCAAGGCGGGCGTCACACCGCGCGCATTTTCCGAAGATGAAATCGTCAGCCGCTTCATGACGGCGATGATCCTGGAGGCAACGCGTATCCTGGAAGAAGGCATCGCGCTCCGGCCCGTCGATATCGACGCGGTGTTCCTGTTCGGCTACGGCTTCCCGCGCTTCCGCGGCGGACCGATGCACACGGCCGATCAGATCGGTGCGGCGGAACTGGTGCGCCGGATAGAAACCTATGCGCAGGAAGACAACTATTACTGGCAGGTCCCGGCCTTGCTCCGGAAGCTCGCCGAAGGCGGCGGCACGTTTGCGGAGATGAACGAGAGCTGA
- the tsaA gene encoding tRNA (N6-threonylcarbamoyladenosine(37)-N6)-methyltransferase TrmO, with the protein MSDIRPHEIMVPTSEPDDARLHFIGRIHTPWTDRKDCPRQGKQDGPECRIEVFEPWVPALKGIEDYDQIEVLYWLDKSRRDLVVQNPGHSDRTFGTFALRSPVRPNPIGTVGAKLIRVDGPNLIVRGLDCLNGTPLIDLKPDRCAFSPKAAPKN; encoded by the coding sequence ATGAGCGACATTCGCCCCCACGAAATCATGGTGCCGACCTCCGAGCCGGACGACGCGCGGCTCCATTTCATCGGGCGCATCCACACGCCGTGGACCGACAGAAAGGACTGCCCGCGCCAGGGCAAACAGGATGGACCGGAGTGCCGGATCGAGGTGTTCGAGCCCTGGGTTCCGGCGCTGAAGGGCATCGAGGACTACGACCAGATCGAAGTGCTGTACTGGCTCGACAAATCCCGCCGTGACCTCGTGGTGCAGAACCCGGGACACAGCGACAGGACCTTCGGAACATTCGCGCTGCGCTCTCCGGTTCGCCCGAATCCGATCGGTACGGTCGGCGCGAAACTGATCCGCGTCGACGGGCCGAACCTGATCGTTCGCGGGCTCGACTGCCTGAACGGGACACCGCTAATCGACCTGAAACCCGACCGCTGCGCATTCTCGCCCAAGGCAGCTCCCAAGAACTAG
- a CDS encoding helix-turn-helix transcriptional regulator has product MFEAEKNDPLFLTTKEVADILRVKERKVYDLAAANEIPHRRITGKLLFPAQALRSWIDGENEIAAPDRPNVLAGSHDPLLDWAIRASGCGLATLCNGSRDGLDQFNAGSALAAGLHLPGEDGWNVAAVSDSGSANCVLINWAVRKRGLLLSPDDASSVKTVRDLKGRRVVQRQAGAGAALLFEALMKDAGLSENDMILCKDRAHTESDAAAAVASGEADASLGIEAMARRFKLSFLPLADEKFDLLIDRKSYFTEPVQQLLSFARTPEFHEKAAALGGYDLADLGSVRWLSD; this is encoded by the coding sequence TTGTTCGAAGCCGAGAAAAACGACCCGCTTTTTCTGACCACGAAAGAGGTTGCAGACATTCTGCGCGTAAAGGAGCGCAAGGTTTACGACCTGGCCGCCGCCAACGAGATCCCGCACCGCCGGATTACAGGGAAGCTTCTATTTCCCGCACAGGCCTTGCGCAGCTGGATAGACGGCGAGAACGAGATCGCCGCCCCGGACAGGCCCAATGTACTGGCAGGGTCCCACGATCCGCTCCTGGACTGGGCCATCCGGGCTTCCGGATGCGGCCTTGCAACGCTGTGCAATGGCAGCCGGGACGGCCTGGACCAGTTCAATGCCGGCAGCGCGCTCGCCGCCGGACTGCACCTGCCCGGCGAAGACGGCTGGAACGTTGCCGCCGTTTCGGACAGCGGCAGCGCGAATTGCGTTCTGATCAACTGGGCGGTGCGCAAGCGCGGCCTGCTTCTGTCTCCGGATGATGCCTCTTCCGTAAAGACGGTTCGGGACCTCAAAGGCAGGCGCGTCGTGCAGCGTCAGGCCGGTGCCGGCGCTGCCCTGCTCTTCGAGGCGCTCATGAAAGATGCAGGTCTTTCGGAAAACGACATGATCCTCTGCAAGGACAGGGCCCACACGGAAAGCGATGCCGCGGCTGCAGTCGCATCGGGCGAAGCGGATGCGTCTCTCGGCATCGAGGCAATGGCCAGACGGTTCAAACTGTCGTTCCTGCCGCTTGCAGATGAAAAATTCGATCTCCTGATCGACCGGAAATCCTATTTCACGGAGCCGGTGCAGCAGTTGCTCTCTTTCGCCCGGACACCCGAGTTTCACGAAAAAGCGGCCGCGCTCGGCGGTTATGACCTGGCAGATCTCGGGTCGGTCCGCTGGCTGTCCGACTGA
- a CDS encoding ABC transporter ATP-binding protein, translating to MANARGAAVKYDSVQKSYDGESLVVKNLNLDIPPGEFLTMLGPSGSGKTTCLMMLAGFEPATHGEIYLNDRPINNVPPHKRGIGMVFQNYALFPHMSVAENLAFPLQVRNVSKAEQQQKVQRALDMVELGAFGNRRPAQLSGGQQQRVAVARALVFDPELVLMDEPLGALDKQLREQMQYEIKHIHENLGVTVVYVTHDQTEALTMSDRVAVFNDGVIQQLSTPDDLYEDPQNSFVAQFIGENNKLSGKVVGINGEECLVELDDGTQLKADKVNVSAVGDRTTLSLRPERVEFDTNDSMDNLVDGRIEELIYLGDHIRVRMNVAGNDEFIVKVRNRGERRKLHVGETVQVGWALNDCKALDAVA from the coding sequence ATGGCGAATGCAAGGGGCGCTGCTGTTAAGTATGACAGCGTTCAGAAGAGCTATGACGGGGAATCCCTGGTCGTAAAAAACCTCAATCTCGATATTCCGCCCGGCGAATTTCTGACAATGCTCGGGCCTTCCGGTTCCGGCAAGACCACCTGTCTTATGATGCTGGCCGGCTTCGAACCTGCCACGCACGGTGAAATCTATCTGAATGACCGGCCGATCAACAACGTGCCGCCGCATAAGCGGGGTATCGGCATGGTGTTTCAGAATTATGCCCTGTTTCCGCACATGTCGGTCGCTGAAAACCTCGCGTTTCCGCTCCAGGTCAGGAATGTTTCGAAAGCGGAGCAGCAACAGAAGGTTCAGCGCGCGCTCGACATGGTCGAGCTTGGCGCGTTCGGCAACCGCCGCCCGGCGCAGCTGTCCGGTGGACAGCAGCAACGTGTCGCGGTGGCCCGCGCCCTCGTGTTCGATCCCGAACTCGTTCTGATGGACGAGCCGCTCGGCGCGCTTGACAAGCAGTTGCGCGAGCAGATGCAGTATGAAATCAAGCACATTCACGAAAACCTGGGCGTGACGGTCGTCTATGTGACGCATGATCAGACCGAAGCGCTGACCATGTCCGACCGGGTCGCGGTGTTCAATGACGGGGTCATCCAGCAGTTGTCGACCCCCGATGACCTTTACGAAGATCCCCAGAATTCGTTCGTGGCGCAGTTCATCGGCGAGAACAACAAGTTGAGCGGCAAGGTTGTCGGCATCAATGGCGAGGAATGTCTCGTCGAACTGGACGACGGCACACAGCTCAAGGCCGACAAGGTCAACGTGTCCGCGGTGGGCGACCGGACGACCCTGTCGCTGCGCCCGGAGCGCGTTGAATTCGACACCAATGACTCCATGGACAATCTGGTCGATGGCCGGATCGAGGAACTGATCTATTTGGGAGACCATATCCGCGTTCGCATGAACGTGGCTGGCAATGACGAGTTCATCGTCAAGGTTCGCAACCGGGGAGAGCGGCGCAAGCTGCATGTCGGTGAAACCGTCCAGGTCGGATGGGCACTTAACGACTGCAAGGCGCTCGACGCGGTTGCCTAA
- a CDS encoding extracellular solute-binding protein gives MKLKTLILAGTALAFTGSSALATDLTLVSWGGAYQASQKNAYTDPYTAENPGITVIWDESSAEAVAKLRAMNEAGNVTWDLVDVVASDAIRLCDEGLAMEIDPDVDLAAAPDGTPASEDFGDLLVSECFIPQIVYSTTFGFRSDIDEWGGKEPTEICDVFDLETFPGKRSLEKRPINNMEWALLCDGVPKEEVYNVLETEEGQNQAFAKLDTIKDNVVWWSAGAETPQLLADKEVVIGSTYNGRLFALIEEQKQPVKMLWDAQVFDLDGWIIPAGLPEDRLAEVKKLVKYATDTQRLADQAKFISYGPARKSSAPLVGQHASLGIDMAPHMPTDPNNAKNTFLYNYEWWADYRDDIDAKFQAWLAQ, from the coding sequence ATGAAGCTCAAGACTTTAATTCTCGCGGGAACCGCACTGGCGTTTACCGGTAGTTCGGCACTTGCCACGGATCTCACGCTCGTCTCCTGGGGCGGCGCGTACCAGGCGTCCCAGAAGAATGCCTACACCGATCCCTACACGGCGGAAAACCCCGGCATCACCGTGATCTGGGACGAATCCTCCGCTGAAGCTGTTGCCAAGCTGCGCGCCATGAACGAAGCCGGCAACGTCACGTGGGATCTCGTGGACGTGGTTGCGTCCGACGCAATCCGCCTCTGCGACGAAGGTCTGGCCATGGAAATCGACCCGGACGTCGATCTTGCAGCCGCACCTGACGGAACCCCTGCTTCCGAAGACTTCGGCGACCTCCTGGTGTCCGAGTGCTTCATCCCGCAGATCGTTTATTCCACCACCTTCGGCTTCCGTTCCGACATCGACGAGTGGGGCGGCAAGGAGCCGACCGAAATCTGCGACGTGTTCGATCTGGAAACCTTCCCGGGCAAGCGGTCCCTGGAAAAGCGCCCGATCAACAACATGGAATGGGCTCTTCTGTGTGACGGCGTTCCGAAGGAAGAAGTCTACAACGTTCTGGAGACCGAAGAAGGTCAGAACCAGGCATTCGCCAAGCTCGACACCATCAAGGACAACGTTGTCTGGTGGTCTGCCGGTGCTGAAACACCGCAGCTTCTTGCCGACAAGGAAGTCGTGATCGGCTCCACCTACAACGGCCGCCTGTTTGCCCTGATCGAAGAACAGAAGCAGCCGGTCAAGATGCTTTGGGACGCGCAGGTCTTCGACCTTGACGGCTGGATCATTCCGGCCGGTCTGCCCGAGGACCGCCTCGCCGAAGTGAAGAAACTCGTCAAATACGCGACAGACACGCAACGTCTGGCCGACCAGGCGAAGTTCATCTCCTACGGCCCGGCCCGCAAGTCCTCTGCACCGCTCGTCGGTCAGCACGCTTCACTCGGGATCGACATGGCTCCGCACATGCCGACCGATCCGAACAACGCGAAGAACACCTTCCTCTATAACTACGAGTGGTGGGCAGACTATCGCGACGACATCGACGCCAAGTTCCAGGCCTGGCTCGCACAGTAA
- a CDS encoding ABC transporter permease subunit, giving the protein MSDTTDGQVLTTQDGKPLKAALRRALRREKLRAFLLIAPLLIFVLITFVAPIVDMLFRSVENGIVADTLPKTVIELSKWDPGSGQVPDEEVFAALYDDMVIAVDQKTHTRLGSRLNYEQSGISSLFRKTGRRIKRMDEDGPFKDQFIGADKKWDDVATWQVLKQFSPRYTDGYFLNAFDAKRGPEGIEMKPDDQQIYMFLFGRTLFLSIVITLSCLLLGYPIAFLLASLPLRTSNLLMILVLLPFWTSLLVRTSAWKVLLQQQGVINDFLVWTRLIDDASRLVMINNQTGTIIAMTHILLPFMILPLYSVMKTISPSYVRAAKSLGANDWTAFWRVYFPQSVPGIGAGAILVFILSIGYYITPELVGGTSGIFISNRIAYHISSSLNWGLAASLGTLLLVAVLILFVVYDKIVGIDNVKLG; this is encoded by the coding sequence ATGAGCGATACCACCGACGGTCAGGTTCTGACGACACAGGACGGAAAGCCGCTGAAAGCCGCGCTCAGGCGCGCCTTGCGCCGCGAAAAACTGCGCGCCTTCCTTCTGATCGCACCCTTGCTGATATTCGTGCTGATTACCTTTGTCGCCCCGATCGTCGATATGCTGTTCCGCTCCGTCGAAAACGGCATCGTTGCAGACACGCTTCCCAAGACGGTTATCGAACTCAGCAAGTGGGATCCGGGGTCCGGACAGGTTCCGGACGAAGAGGTTTTCGCCGCGCTTTATGACGACATGGTCATCGCCGTGGACCAGAAAACCCACACGCGTCTCGGCTCCCGCCTGAACTATGAGCAGAGCGGTATTTCCAGCCTGTTCCGCAAGACCGGCCGCCGCATCAAGCGCATGGACGAGGACGGCCCTTTCAAGGACCAGTTCATCGGCGCCGACAAGAAATGGGACGACGTTGCCACCTGGCAGGTCCTCAAGCAGTTTTCGCCCCGTTACACCGACGGCTATTTCCTGAATGCCTTCGACGCCAAGCGCGGTCCGGAAGGCATCGAAATGAAGCCGGATGATCAACAGATCTACATGTTCCTGTTCGGCCGGACGCTGTTCCTGTCGATCGTGATCACCCTGTCGTGCCTGCTTTTGGGATACCCGATCGCCTTCCTGCTTGCATCCCTGCCGCTGCGAACGTCCAACCTTTTGATGATCCTCGTTCTGCTGCCGTTCTGGACCAGTCTGCTCGTGCGGACATCGGCCTGGAAGGTGCTGCTGCAGCAACAGGGCGTTATCAACGACTTCCTGGTCTGGACCAGGCTGATCGACGATGCGAGCCGCCTGGTGATGATCAACAACCAGACGGGCACGATCATCGCCATGACGCACATTCTGCTGCCCTTCATGATCCTGCCGCTCTATTCGGTGATGAAGACGATCTCGCCCAGCTATGTCCGCGCGGCCAAGAGCCTCGGCGCGAATGACTGGACCGCCTTCTGGAGGGTGTATTTCCCGCAATCCGTGCCGGGAATCGGCGCCGGCGCCATTCTCGTCTTCATTCTGTCGATCGGCTACTACATCACGCCGGAGCTTGTCGGTGGCACGTCGGGGATCTTCATCTCCAACCGGATCGCCTATCACATCTCGTCGTCGCTCAACTGGGGCCTGGCCGCATCGCTCGGAACGCTTCTGCTGGTTGCGGTGCTCATTCTCTTCGTTGTCTACGACAAGATCGTCGGCATCGACAACGTGAAGCTCGGATAG
- a CDS encoding ABC transporter permease, producing the protein MSALPPYASPLQRTWFYTFRVICGLIFFFLIFPILVILPLSFNAQDFFTFTKEMLSFDPAGYSFKHYNDFFTNPDWQQALVNSVLIAPVATLLATAFGTIAAVGLSQSHVPYKPAIMAILISPMIVPLIISAAGMYFFYSRIGLQGTYWGVVLAHAALGTPFVIITVTATLVGFDRSLVRASASMGANPVTTFFKVQMPLIVPGVVSGALFAFITSFDEVVVVLFLGSAGQKTLPWQMFTGLREQISPTILAVASLMVAISIALLTVLELLRRRSERLRGLTPG; encoded by the coding sequence ATGAGCGCACTACCACCCTATGCGTCCCCCTTGCAGAGAACGTGGTTCTACACGTTCCGCGTCATCTGCGGGCTGATCTTCTTCTTCCTGATCTTTCCGATCCTGGTGATCCTGCCGCTGAGCTTCAACGCGCAGGACTTCTTCACCTTCACCAAGGAGATGTTGTCCTTCGACCCGGCGGGCTACTCGTTCAAGCACTACAACGACTTCTTCACCAACCCGGACTGGCAGCAGGCGCTCGTAAACTCGGTGCTGATCGCCCCGGTCGCAACGCTGCTGGCAACCGCGTTCGGGACGATTGCCGCCGTTGGCCTGTCGCAGTCGCATGTGCCCTACAAGCCTGCGATCATGGCAATCCTGATCTCGCCGATGATCGTGCCGCTGATCATTTCCGCAGCGGGCATGTATTTCTTCTATTCGCGTATCGGCCTGCAGGGCACCTACTGGGGCGTTGTCCTGGCCCATGCCGCGCTCGGCACGCCCTTCGTGATCATCACGGTCACGGCGACACTGGTCGGTTTCGATCGAAGCCTCGTGCGCGCCTCGGCGAGCATGGGCGCTAACCCGGTCACCACCTTCTTCAAGGTGCAGATGCCGCTGATCGTGCCGGGTGTCGTCTCCGGTGCGTTGTTCGCCTTCATCACTTCGTTTGACGAAGTCGTCGTCGTCCTGTTCCTCGGTTCCGCCGGTCAGAAGACGCTGCCCTGGCAGATGTTCACCGGCCTGCGCGAACAGATCTCGCCGACGATCCTGGCCGTCGCTTCGCTGATGGTTGCGATCTCGATCGCGCTGCTGACGGTGCTTGAACTGTTGCGCCGCCGTTCGGAAAGGCTTAGAGGTTTGACACCGGGCTAG
- a CDS encoding M24 family metallopeptidase — protein MSDDMIRIYEMNNGEKSFSPFSEREMDRRQANLRRLMADRGIDAVILTSYHNICYYSGFVYCQFGRRYGLVVTQDKATTVAAGIDGGQPWRRTHGDTLIYTDWRRDNYLHALQSLTGWPNAPARRIGIEFDHVSLDFLKQMEAAFPGADFVDVAADAMSQRTIKSAEEHVLIREGARICDIGGAAVARAVQAGVPEHEVAIASTNAMIREIGKSFPFVELMDTWTWFQSGINTDGAHNPVTNKAVEAGDILSLNCFPMIFGYYTALERTLFCEHASDEHLRLWEINCHVHREGLKLIRPGARCCDIAAALNDIYRSHDLLKYRSFGYGHSFGVLSHYYGREASVELREDVETVLEPGMVVSMEPMIMIPDGLPGAGGYREHDILIIGEDGADNITGFPFGPEHNIIPAR, from the coding sequence ATGAGCGACGACATGATCCGCATTTACGAAATGAACAATGGTGAGAAGAGCTTTTCGCCGTTTTCGGAACGGGAAATGGACCGGCGGCAGGCCAATCTCCGCAGGCTGATGGCGGATCGCGGCATCGATGCCGTCATCCTGACATCCTATCACAACATCTGTTACTATTCCGGCTTTGTCTACTGCCAGTTCGGCCGCAGATACGGCCTTGTCGTCACGCAGGACAAGGCAACCACGGTTGCCGCCGGCATCGATGGCGGCCAGCCCTGGCGGCGCACCCACGGCGATACCCTGATCTACACGGACTGGCGCCGCGACAATTATCTCCATGCCCTGCAATCGCTGACCGGCTGGCCGAATGCGCCGGCCCGGCGCATCGGCATCGAGTTCGACCATGTCTCGCTCGACTTTCTGAAGCAGATGGAAGCCGCGTTTCCAGGCGCTGACTTCGTTGATGTCGCCGCCGATGCCATGAGCCAGCGCACGATCAAGAGCGCGGAAGAACACGTCCTCATTCGCGAGGGTGCGCGCATTTGCGACATAGGTGGTGCCGCCGTCGCCAGGGCCGTTCAGGCAGGCGTTCCGGAGCACGAGGTCGCGATCGCCTCGACCAACGCCATGATCCGGGAAATCGGCAAGTCGTTTCCCTTCGTCGAACTGATGGACACCTGGACCTGGTTCCAGTCCGGCATCAACACCGATGGTGCCCACAACCCGGTCACCAACAAGGCGGTCGAGGCCGGCGATATCCTCAGCCTCAACTGCTTCCCGATGATCTTCGGCTACTACACCGCGCTGGAGCGCACGCTCTTCTGTGAACACGCTTCCGACGAGCACCTGCGCCTTTGGGAAATCAACTGTCACGTCCACCGGGAAGGCCTGAAACTGATCCGGCCGGGCGCACGCTGCTGCGACATCGCCGCCGCCCTCAACGATATTTACCGCAGCCATGATCTCCTGAAATACCGCAGCTTCGGCTATGGCCATTCCTTCGGCGTGCTCAGTCATTATTATGGCCGTGAGGCATCGGTGGAACTGCGCGAGGATGTCGAAACGGTGCTGGAGCCGGGCATGGTGGTCTCCATGGAACCGATGATCATGATCCCGGACGGCCTTCCGGGCGCCGGCGGCTACAGGGAGCACGACATTCTCATCATTGGCGAGGACGGCGCCGACAACATCACCGGCTTCCCCTTCGGCCCGGAGCACAACATCATTCCGGCCCGCTGA
- a CDS encoding universal stress protein — protein MHKILIPVDGSVHSIKALRIASDLAAKYQGRLLICHVLLRGKDATDLMALDISGQFDAPLHKILNKAVSANLGPAPDKILHKIGQIVLDHAAEKATSHGVDFETLPILTGKPADAIIRVQKELEAATIVMGARGVTPSDSSTFGSVSQEVFSRASCTCISVK, from the coding sequence ATGCACAAGATCCTGATCCCGGTGGACGGCTCCGTCCACTCGATAAAGGCGCTGAGAATTGCCTCGGATCTGGCGGCGAAATATCAGGGGCGGCTTCTGATTTGCCATGTCCTGCTCAGGGGCAAGGATGCCACCGATCTGATGGCGCTGGACATTTCCGGCCAGTTCGACGCGCCGCTGCACAAGATCCTGAACAAGGCGGTCTCGGCCAATCTCGGCCCGGCGCCCGACAAGATCCTCCACAAGATCGGCCAGATCGTCCTGGATCACGCCGCCGAAAAGGCCACCAGCCACGGCGTCGATTTCGAAACCCTGCCGATCCTGACCGGCAAGCCGGCAGACGCGATCATCAGGGTGCAGAAGGAGCTTGAGGCCGCCACGATCGTCATGGGCGCCCGCGGCGTCACACCGTCGGACAGCTCCACCTTCGGCAGCGTTTCGCAGGAGGTTTTCAGCCGCGCAAGCTGTACCTGCATCTCGGTGAAATAG